The following proteins are encoded in a genomic region of [Eubacterium] hominis:
- the secE gene encoding preprotein translocase subunit SecE, translating to MKWFSINGIMTEAKRIRWPKMKDLAKDSMTVIVFTAILALFFFLCQLVSSGFLSLIGM from the coding sequence ATGAAATGGTTTAGTATCAATGGTATCATGACAGAAGCAAAAAGAATCCGCTGGCCAAAGATGAAGGATTTGGCAAAAGACAGTATGACAGTAATTGTATTCACAGCAATTCTGGCACTTTTCTTTTTCTTATGTCAGCTTGTATCTTCAGGTTTCCTTTCATTAATCGGAATGTAA
- the rpmG gene encoding 50S ribosomal protein L33, which produces MSDKVILTCTECLSRNYTTTKNKKTHTERIELKKFCPKCGKHTIHKETK; this is translated from the coding sequence ATGAGTGATAAAGTAATATTGACATGCACCGAATGCTTATCAAGGAATTATACAACAACAAAAAATAAAAAGACCCATACAGAACGTATCGAATTAAAGAAGTTCTGTCCAAAATGTGGAAAACACACGATTCACAAAGAAACGAAATAA
- a CDS encoding sigma-70 family RNA polymerase sigma factor codes for MQIEELNDNELIYMIRQRNEKAFAFLVNKYQVEIRRWLRHILRTYPRYQDQEDFYQIALLKLHESIDDYKADQSSFHNYYFKVLKHTTVDMIRSMNTYSRRQDKYMVSLDMHIQEGETNYRLMDMIVDEIPAEEDEQEEHIKENVLYTQKRLNPLEVDILSLRTLGYSYDQIAEKLNIPKKKVDNTLCKIRKRKKRRYVD; via the coding sequence ATGCAGATAGAGGAACTCAATGACAACGAACTGATTTACATGATACGCCAGAGAAATGAAAAAGCATTTGCATTTCTGGTTAATAAATATCAAGTTGAAATAAGAAGATGGCTGCGTCATATTTTACGTACGTACCCAAGATATCAAGATCAGGAAGATTTTTATCAAATCGCCTTATTGAAGCTTCATGAATCAATTGACGACTACAAAGCTGATCAATCAAGTTTCCATAATTATTATTTCAAGGTTTTAAAACATACAACCGTGGATATGATTCGTTCAATGAACACCTATAGTCGAAGACAGGATAAGTATATGGTCAGTTTAGATATGCATATTCAGGAGGGTGAAACAAATTATCGATTGATGGATATGATTGTGGATGAAATACCTGCTGAAGAAGATGAACAGGAAGAACATATCAAAGAAAATGTGTTATATACACAAAAACGATTGAATCCATTAGAAGTTGATATCCTGAGCTTAAGAACGCTTGGTTATTCTTATGATCAGATTGCGGAAAAATTGAATATCCCTAAGAAAAAGGTGGATAATACCTTATGCAAGATACGAAAGCGAAAGAAAAGACGATACGTTGATTGA
- the rlmB gene encoding 23S rRNA (guanosine(2251)-2'-O)-methyltransferase RlmB, whose product MTQYVYGKNVVKQLLQDDKKIYEIIMAEGIRDTELVDAIKQKKIPLKTMGKKKMDTMLSGNHQGIAAKIDDYKTYELEEILESVPKGKMPLLVLLDGLEDPHNLGAILRTCDCVGVDGVIIGKHRNVKLTPTVAKVSTGAIDTVKVSMVTNLTQTIKYLKKQGFWIVGADLENSRDYREGQYDVPLVLIIGSEGFGISPLVAKNCDYCVRLPMEGSVTSLNASVACGILLYEIHSKRHPL is encoded by the coding sequence ATGACACAATATGTATATGGAAAAAATGTTGTCAAACAACTGTTACAGGATGATAAAAAAATATATGAAATCATCATGGCAGAAGGCATTCGCGATACAGAATTAGTGGATGCTATCAAACAAAAAAAGATTCCATTAAAAACAATGGGTAAGAAAAAGATGGATACCATGCTGAGTGGCAATCATCAGGGAATTGCGGCTAAAATTGACGACTATAAAACATATGAATTAGAAGAAATATTAGAAAGTGTACCAAAAGGGAAGATGCCTTTATTGGTATTATTGGATGGCCTGGAAGATCCACATAATTTAGGCGCAATCTTAAGAACCTGTGATTGTGTCGGGGTGGATGGTGTAATTATTGGAAAACATCGCAATGTAAAATTAACACCAACGGTTGCGAAAGTAAGTACAGGGGCTATTGACACAGTAAAAGTCAGCATGGTAACCAATCTGACACAGACAATCAAGTATTTGAAAAAGCAGGGCTTCTGGATCGTAGGGGCAGACCTTGAAAATTCCAGAGATTATCGTGAAGGACAATATGATGTACCACTTGTTTTAATCATTGGCTCAGAAGGCTTTGGCATTAGTCCATTAGTTGCGAAGAATTGTGATTATTGTGTACGTCTTCCAATGGAAGGCAGCGTCACAAGTTTAAATGCCAGTGTTGCTTGTGGAATACTGCTGTATGAAATCCACAGTAAACGTCATCCGTTATAA
- a CDS encoding Mini-ribonuclease 3, translating into MDIKEYNGTSLAYIGDAVMSLYVREMLLELGYQKPNVLQKKSVAWVSAKAQADFLMKLKEKNFFTEEEWNIILRGRNTNISSHAKNASVQTYRLSTGLEALFGYLYLTKQETRLNELWQAIKEIGE; encoded by the coding sequence ATGGATATTAAAGAATACAATGGAACATCACTTGCCTATATCGGCGATGCCGTGATGTCGCTGTATGTAAGAGAAATGTTATTAGAACTGGGCTATCAAAAGCCAAATGTCTTACAGAAAAAAAGTGTCGCATGGGTAAGCGCAAAGGCGCAGGCTGATTTTTTGATGAAATTAAAAGAGAAAAACTTCTTCACAGAAGAGGAATGGAATATCATACTGCGTGGCAGAAATACGAATATTTCCTCTCATGCGAAAAACGCCAGTGTACAGACCTACCGCTTATCCACAGGACTGGAAGCACTTTTTGGCTATTTGTATCTTACGAAACAAGAAACACGTCTAAACGAGCTTTGGCAGGCGATAAAAGAAATTGGAGAATAG
- a CDS encoding cysteine--tRNA ligase has translation MKLFNSMDQKIEDFKPMQEGKVNMYVCGPTVYNYPHIGNARPIVVFDTLKRTFQALGYDVKMVSNYTDVDDKIIKVAKECGVTEKEITDKFIKAYNQDRLSLHAMMPDAAPKVTDTMDAIIAFIKLLVEKGNAYEVDGDVYFRVNSVPSYGNLSHQQIDDLMVGARIDENSKKENPLDFTLWKRTEEGIKWDSPWSVGRPGWHTECVVMINQEFDGNLIDIHGGGMDLKFPHHENEIAQSRAAYETPIANYWVHNGMVNIDGEKMSKSLGNVIWAKDMIAKIGGNVLRWLMLGTHYRSPLNINEEAIEAAKKELNKVQTSLKQAYVKLGLSDKEVDEAYDEALYAPFMDAMQDDLNTPNAFAAVFEAVKVLNQTIRQRDVDFEKLALQTRAIEKMMDVLGIDIPRLTLTQEDKELHQKWKAAVKEKDFDTADGYRKELMERGIL, from the coding sequence ATGAAACTATTTAACAGTATGGATCAAAAAATTGAAGATTTTAAACCAATGCAGGAAGGCAAGGTCAATATGTACGTATGTGGACCTACCGTATATAACTATCCACATATTGGAAATGCAAGACCAATTGTGGTATTTGATACATTAAAACGTACTTTTCAGGCTTTAGGCTATGATGTAAAGATGGTATCAAACTATACAGATGTGGATGATAAAATCATCAAGGTCGCTAAAGAATGTGGCGTTACAGAAAAAGAAATTACAGATAAATTTATTAAAGCATATAATCAAGACCGATTATCATTGCATGCAATGATGCCAGATGCAGCACCTAAAGTTACTGATACAATGGATGCGATTATTGCTTTTATCAAGCTGCTTGTTGAAAAAGGCAATGCCTATGAAGTAGATGGCGATGTTTATTTCCGTGTAAACAGTGTACCATCTTATGGAAACCTGTCCCACCAGCAAATCGATGATTTAATGGTAGGTGCCCGTATTGATGAAAACAGCAAAAAAGAAAATCCATTGGATTTTACTCTGTGGAAACGTACAGAGGAAGGAATTAAATGGGATTCACCATGGTCTGTAGGGCGTCCTGGATGGCATACAGAATGCGTTGTGATGATCAATCAGGAATTTGATGGAAATCTAATCGATATTCATGGTGGTGGTATGGATTTAAAATTCCCTCATCATGAAAATGAAATTGCACAAAGCCGTGCAGCATATGAAACACCAATCGCAAATTACTGGGTACACAATGGTATGGTAAATATTGATGGTGAAAAGATGAGTAAATCGTTAGGTAATGTCATCTGGGCGAAGGATATGATTGCGAAGATTGGAGGCAATGTACTTCGCTGGTTAATGCTGGGAACACATTATCGCAGTCCATTAAATATTAATGAAGAAGCAATTGAAGCTGCTAAGAAAGAATTAAACAAGGTACAAACTTCCTTGAAACAGGCATATGTGAAACTGGGCCTTTCGGATAAAGAAGTAGATGAAGCATATGATGAAGCACTTTATGCACCTTTTATGGATGCCATGCAGGATGATTTAAATACGCCAAATGCATTTGCGGCAGTATTTGAAGCGGTGAAGGTATTAAATCAGACAATTCGTCAACGTGATGTTGATTTTGAAAAACTTGCTTTACAAACACGTGCAATCGAAAAGATGATGGATGTATTAGGAATCGATATTCCAAGATTAACATTAACGCAGGAAGATAAAGAACTTCATCAAAAATGGAAAGCAGCAGTCAAAGAAAAAGATTTTGATACAGCAGATGGCTATCGTAAAGAATTGATGGAGCGAGGAATCCTTTAA
- the gap gene encoding type I glyceraldehyde-3-phosphate dehydrogenase — protein MTVKVAINGFGRIGRLAFRQMFGAEGYEVVAINDLTSPKMLAHLLKYDSSQGRYEKADTVVAGENSITVDGKEITIYAEADAKNLPWGELGVDVVLECTGFYTSKAKASAHIEAGARKVVISAPAGNDLPTVVFNTNHDILTAEDTVISAASCTTNCLAPMAKALNDLAPIQSGIMTTVHAYTGDQMTLDGPQRKGDLRRSRAAAVNIVPNSTGAAKAIGLVIPELNGKLIGSAQRVPTPTGSTTILVAVVKGKVTVDEINAAMKAAANESFGYNTDEIVSSDIVGMRFGSLFDATQTMAIEMEDGNTQVQVVSWYDNENSYTSQMVRTIKYFSELA, from the coding sequence ATGACAGTAAAAGTTGCTATTAATGGATTTGGACGTATCGGACGTCTTGCATTCAGACAAATGTTCGGAGCTGAGGGATATGAAGTAGTTGCAATCAACGACTTAACTTCTCCTAAAATGTTGGCTCACTTATTAAAATACGATTCTTCACAGGGAAGATACGAAAAGGCTGACACAGTAGTTGCTGGTGAAAACTCAATCACAGTTGATGGAAAAGAAATCACTATCTACGCTGAAGCTGATGCTAAAAACTTACCTTGGGGAGAATTAGGTGTTGACGTAGTATTAGAATGTACAGGATTCTATACATCAAAAGCAAAAGCTAGCGCACACATCGAAGCTGGAGCTCGTAAAGTTGTTATTTCTGCACCTGCTGGAAATGATTTACCAACAGTTGTATTTAACACTAACCACGATATCTTAACTGCTGAAGATACAGTTATTTCTGCTGCTTCATGTACTACAAACTGCTTGGCACCTATGGCTAAAGCATTAAATGATTTGGCTCCTATCCAGAGTGGTATCATGACTACAGTTCACGCTTACACTGGTGATCAGATGACATTAGACGGACCTCAGAGAAAAGGTGACTTACGTCGTTCACGTGCAGCTGCAGTAAACATCGTTCCTAACTCTACTGGTGCTGCTAAAGCTATCGGTTTGGTTATCCCTGAATTGAACGGTAAATTAATCGGTTCTGCTCAGCGTGTTCCAACTCCTACAGGATCAACAACTATCTTAGTTGCTGTAGTTAAAGGAAAAGTTACAGTTGACGAAATCAACGCTGCTATGAAAGCTGCTGCTAACGAATCATTCGGTTACAACACTGATGAAATCGTTTCAAGTGACATCGTTGGTATGCGTTTCGGTTCTTTATTCGATGCTACTCAGACTATGGCTATCGAAATGGAAGACGGAAATACTCAGGTACAGGTTGTATCTTGGTATGACAACGAAAACTCTTACACTAGCCAGATGGTTAGAACAATTAAATACTTCTCAGAATTGGCTTAA
- a CDS encoding triacylglycerol lipase, translated as MRYIKLLFQMTLLLICAHLPWIIAQCTFWQIAGMLILLLINIVWGILSVIKKKHKRIQILMKGRKMIAYGLWGYLLSIIIIWKVPMNIAWYIADIIWMLCFLYLYILCGAGLIFIFSKRLRIIKRGLICLVLFIPIVHIPVLCYLRYKAKEEWDHELYMVDIRALRANKQICATRYPILMLHGVGFRDFKYVNYWGRIPKVLSENGAIIYYGNQEAFATVEHNGKQIQHRILEICEQQHCDKVNIIAHSKGGLDARYVIHACGMGEHVASLTTISTPHRGCRFVDVLIKIVPDGIYRRLSSIFDGFFHRIGDEYPDFYTVTHQFSTTWAKQFNTDIKDDPNVYYQSYMSFMHGAFSHILLTIPYLFIKLVDGKSDGLVSEESAKWGNFRKTFENEHYRGISHGDIIDLTREDYKGFQVCETYVDIVKELKDKGY; from the coding sequence ATGCGTTATATCAAACTTTTATTTCAAATGACACTTTTACTCATTTGTGCGCATTTGCCATGGATCATCGCACAATGCACATTTTGGCAGATTGCAGGTATGTTGATATTGTTGCTAATCAATATCGTATGGGGGATATTATCTGTCATAAAGAAAAAACATAAACGTATACAAATATTAATGAAAGGCCGCAAAATGATCGCATATGGATTATGGGGCTATCTGTTGTCCATCATTATCATTTGGAAGGTTCCTATGAATATAGCATGGTATATTGCGGATATCATCTGGATGCTTTGTTTCTTATATCTATATATTCTGTGTGGGGCAGGGTTGATTTTTATTTTCAGCAAACGGTTAAGAATCATCAAACGAGGATTGATCTGTCTTGTATTATTCATTCCTATCGTTCATATTCCGGTATTATGCTATCTTCGCTATAAAGCAAAAGAAGAATGGGATCATGAGCTATATATGGTCGATATTCGGGCATTACGCGCAAATAAACAAATATGCGCAACCCGATATCCAATATTGATGCTGCATGGTGTAGGCTTTCGTGATTTTAAATATGTAAACTACTGGGGAAGGATTCCTAAAGTATTAAGTGAAAATGGAGCCATTATTTATTATGGAAATCAGGAAGCATTTGCGACTGTCGAGCATAATGGGAAACAGATTCAGCATCGTATTCTTGAAATCTGTGAACAACAGCATTGTGATAAAGTAAATATCATCGCACATTCCAAAGGTGGACTAGATGCACGTTATGTGATTCATGCCTGTGGCATGGGAGAACATGTGGCATCATTGACAACGATTTCTACTCCACACAGAGGATGTCGTTTTGTGGATGTTTTGATTAAAATTGTACCTGATGGTATCTATCGGCGTTTATCATCGATCTTTGATGGTTTCTTTCATCGCATTGGTGATGAATATCCTGATTTCTATACAGTCACACATCAGTTTTCCACAACATGGGCAAAGCAATTCAACACAGATATCAAAGATGATCCAAATGTCTATTATCAAAGCTATATGAGTTTCATGCATGGTGCCTTTTCTCATATACTATTAACGATTCCATATCTGTTTATCAAACTTGTGGATGGAAAAAGTGATGGTCTGGTTAGTGAGGAAAGTGCCAAATGGGGAAACTTTCGTAAAACTTTTGAGAATGAACATTATCGTGGAATATCACATGGGGATATCATTGATCTGACCAGAGAAGATTATAAAGGATTTCAGGTATGTGAAACCTATGTGGATATTGTAAAAGAACTGAAAGATAAAGGATATTAG
- a CDS encoding ATP-dependent Clp protease proteolytic subunit — protein sequence MVIVPTIIERNANSERVYDLYSCLLKERIIILTGEIDDAMASSITAQLLYLNSLGNAPIQMYINSPGGSVTAGLAIFDIMNFINCDVSTICMGICASMAAILLCAGTKGKRCALENSEIMIHQPLGGMQGQASDMEIAAEHMQYIKQKLYHILETQTGQKPETIRNDCDRDTYMNAQKAKDYGMIDTIIHP from the coding sequence ATGGTGATTGTACCAACTATTATTGAACGAAATGCAAACAGTGAACGTGTTTATGATTTATATTCCTGCTTATTAAAAGAACGTATTATCATATTGACCGGTGAAATTGATGATGCAATGGCATCTAGTATAACTGCCCAGCTGCTATATCTGAATTCTTTAGGCAATGCGCCTATTCAAATGTATATCAATTCTCCTGGAGGCAGTGTTACCGCTGGTCTTGCGATTTTTGATATTATGAATTTCATCAATTGTGATGTTTCCACCATCTGTATGGGCATCTGTGCAAGTATGGCTGCAATTTTATTATGTGCTGGCACAAAAGGTAAACGCTGTGCTCTTGAAAACAGTGAAATTATGATTCATCAACCCCTTGGTGGAATGCAGGGGCAGGCTAGTGATATGGAAATTGCAGCTGAACATATGCAGTATATTAAACAAAAACTATATCATATTTTAGAAACGCAAACAGGCCAAAAACCTGAAACCATACGTAACGATTGTGATCGTGATACGTATATGAATGCGCAGAAAGCAAAAGACTATGGCATGATTGACACCATCATTCATCCATAG
- a CDS encoding EAL domain-containing protein translates to MGKTDNMIDVLDRLKTGIYVTDLETDEILFMNQRMKAIFQLEHPEGEICYKVLQDHKETPCEFCPKKKLMQSKDRDGYIIWKEHNTKLDKDFENYDCLVTWLDGRKAHLQQSLDITDSVELNRMASLDDLCQVFNRRAGKELLRQTLNKAKQEKENVQLVLLDVDNLKIVNDQYGHREGDFLLKTLTSVLKEQLQGSDFMFRLGGDEFVIVSTAMDEKQIAHFMYKEMQHVQQLKKTYHKDYEMSYCYGIYTVTWDDTLDIDDIIANADDIMYKQKLRIHKTRMAERENPFRHEKEHKEEFHFDSNLLYDALLNSTDDFIYICDMKSGIFRYSPAQVKLFGLPQEIIENPLPLWKKIVHPKDWERFYKSNMQIGENQMDYHSVEFRAKTVEGEYIWLKCRGQLMRDEYGEPSIFAGIMTQLDRQNKIDPLTHLLNRQEFDKAGAQKLKDRAIETLSVVVLDIDDFKNVNELYDRSFGDMVLKATSQLIQSSLPGNASLYKLDNDQMGVLIENAQANEIQEMYQILQRQLLHQQLQERFQCVIQISAGCAISISKQQDFQELYTFADYALQLAKNKGKNRLCFFEPQILENKLRSLDILRSLRECIAENYRGFSVAYQPLIETSSGRMMGVEALMRWNGGNLGFVPPIEFIPVMEENGMIETMGLWVLEQAMHACKKWMAVEPEFSVSVNVSALQILKGDFQEKVKQRMDALAFPSKNLILELTESNTVGNMQIIQDMFDDLRSQGVRLAMDDFGTGYSTLENLKKGVSDVVKIDQAFVKDIQKSEFDVLFIQFIIAICHCVDIQVCLEGIETVEELDFVSDLELDYYQGYLFGKPVNEEEITKRLIEEKTMDE, encoded by the coding sequence ATGGGAAAAACAGATAATATGATAGATGTTCTAGATCGTTTAAAAACTGGCATTTATGTAACAGATTTAGAAACAGATGAAATTTTATTCATGAATCAGCGGATGAAGGCTATCTTTCAGCTAGAGCATCCAGAAGGAGAAATCTGTTATAAAGTATTACAGGATCATAAAGAAACACCATGTGAGTTTTGTCCTAAGAAGAAATTAATGCAATCAAAAGATCGGGATGGTTATATCATATGGAAAGAGCATAATACCAAACTAGATAAAGATTTTGAAAACTATGATTGCTTAGTAACATGGCTTGATGGACGCAAGGCACATCTTCAACAATCTTTAGATATCACAGATTCTGTAGAGTTAAATAGAATGGCCAGCTTAGATGATTTATGTCAGGTATTTAATCGTCGAGCAGGCAAGGAATTATTGCGTCAGACGTTAAATAAAGCAAAACAGGAAAAAGAAAATGTACAACTGGTATTGCTGGATGTCGATAATCTAAAGATTGTAAATGATCAATATGGCCATCGAGAAGGCGATTTTCTTTTAAAGACGCTGACTTCTGTTTTAAAAGAACAGTTACAGGGATCAGATTTTATGTTTCGTCTGGGTGGTGATGAATTTGTAATCGTCAGTACTGCTATGGATGAAAAACAGATAGCGCATTTTATGTATAAGGAAATGCAGCATGTACAACAATTGAAGAAAACATATCATAAAGACTATGAAATGTCTTATTGTTATGGCATCTATACCGTTACATGGGATGATACTTTAGATATTGACGATATTATTGCGAATGCAGATGATATCATGTATAAACAAAAATTAAGAATTCATAAAACCCGAATGGCAGAGCGTGAAAATCCTTTCCGTCATGAGAAAGAACATAAAGAAGAATTTCATTTTGACAGTAATCTTTTGTATGATGCATTATTGAACAGTACAGATGATTTTATATATATTTGTGATATGAAAAGCGGGATTTTCCGTTACTCACCAGCACAGGTAAAACTGTTTGGCCTGCCACAGGAAATTATTGAAAACCCATTGCCTTTATGGAAGAAAATCGTTCATCCAAAAGACTGGGAGCGCTTCTATAAATCTAATATGCAAATAGGTGAAAATCAAATGGATTATCATTCTGTGGAATTTCGTGCAAAGACAGTGGAAGGCGAATATATCTGGTTAAAATGTCGTGGACAGCTTATGCGTGATGAATATGGGGAACCAAGTATTTTTGCGGGCATCATGACACAGCTGGATCGTCAAAACAAGATTGATCCATTGACTCATTTATTAAACCGCCAAGAATTTGATAAAGCGGGCGCACAAAAATTAAAAGATCGTGCAATTGAAACACTGAGCGTTGTTGTTCTTGATATTGATGACTTTAAAAATGTAAATGAACTATATGATCGCTCCTTTGGGGATATGGTGTTGAAAGCAACTTCGCAATTGATACAGTCAAGTCTGCCTGGAAATGCCAGTTTATACAAACTGGATAATGATCAAATGGGTGTTTTGATAGAAAACGCGCAGGCAAATGAAATTCAGGAGATGTATCAGATATTACAACGTCAATTATTACACCAACAGCTGCAGGAACGTTTTCAATGTGTGATACAGATATCCGCAGGCTGTGCGATATCTATAAGTAAACAGCAAGATTTTCAAGAATTATATACCTTTGCGGATTATGCATTACAGTTGGCAAAAAACAAAGGGAAAAACCGTCTGTGTTTCTTTGAACCACAGATTCTAGAAAACAAATTACGATCTTTGGATATCCTGCGTTCGCTTCGTGAGTGTATTGCGGAAAACTATCGTGGTTTTTCTGTCGCATATCAGCCACTGATAGAAACTAGTTCAGGAAGAATGATGGGTGTAGAAGCATTAATGCGTTGGAATGGCGGTAATCTAGGCTTTGTGCCACCAATAGAATTCATACCAGTCATGGAAGAAAATGGTATGATAGAAACCATGGGATTATGGGTGCTAGAACAGGCAATGCATGCCTGTAAAAAATGGATGGCAGTAGAACCGGAATTCTCTGTCAGTGTAAATGTGTCAGCTTTACAAATACTAAAAGGCGATTTTCAAGAAAAAGTAAAACAAAGGATGGATGCACTGGCATTTCCATCTAAAAATTTGATTTTAGAATTAACGGAAAGTAACACAGTTGGCAATATGCAGATCATTCAGGATATGTTTGATGATTTAAGAAGTCAAGGCGTAAGACTTGCGATGGATGATTTTGGGACAGGTTACTCTACATTGGAAAACCTGAAAAAAGGAGTCAGTGATGTTGTGAAAATCGATCAGGCCTTTGTGAAAGATATCCAGAAAAGTGAATTTGATGTCTTGTTTATTCAGTTTATTATCGCAATATGTCATTGTGTTGATATTCAGGTTTGTTTAGAAGGTATTGAAACAGTAGAAGAACTCGACTTTGTTTCTGATCTTGAACTTGATTATTATCAGGGATATCTGTTTGGAAAACCAGTGAATGAAGAAGAAATCACAAAACGATTAATAGAAGAAAAGACTATGGATGAATGA
- a CDS encoding ABC transporter ATP-binding protein: MSEIKVEHVEKSYGTQKVVKDVSLSIHTHERVSIIGGSGSGKTTLLKMINALILPDHGSVYIDGRNIKEMNPNILRQGIGYVIQSIALFPHMTIEENIAYVLHLKKEDHQSIQKRILELLKIVDLKEELLRRYPDELSGGQKQRVGIARALAAHPGVVLMDEAFGAVDEITRHTLQEELLKIHAREPFTLLFVTHDIKEALYLGERVIVMKDGVVEQFDTAQNIRNHPKTAFVKQLLSYM; encoded by the coding sequence ATGAGTGAAATAAAAGTGGAACATGTGGAAAAAAGTTATGGGACACAAAAGGTTGTGAAGGATGTATCCTTATCTATTCATACACATGAACGTGTTAGCATCATTGGCGGCAGTGGAAGTGGAAAAACAACGCTGTTGAAGATGATCAATGCACTGATTCTACCAGATCATGGCTCTGTCTATATTGATGGAAGGAATATCAAAGAAATGAATCCTAATATCTTGCGTCAGGGAATTGGTTATGTCATTCAAAGTATTGCTTTGTTTCCGCATATGACTATTGAAGAAAATATCGCTTATGTTTTACACCTGAAGAAAGAAGATCATCAAAGCATTCAAAAACGAATACTTGAATTGTTGAAAATCGTGGATTTAAAAGAAGAATTACTGCGCCGATATCCTGATGAACTAAGTGGTGGGCAAAAACAGCGTGTTGGAATTGCTAGAGCATTGGCAGCACACCCGGGTGTTGTATTAATGGATGAGGCATTTGGTGCTGTAGATGAAATTACCCGCCATACCTTGCAAGAAGAATTATTGAAAATTCACGCAAGAGAACCATTTACTTTGCTCTTTGTGACACATGATATCAAAGAAGCACTGTATTTGGGAGAACGTGTGATTGTCATGAAGGATGGTGTTGTGGAACAGTTTGATACAGCACAGAATATAAGAAATCATCCCAAAACTGCCTTCGTGAAGCAATTGTTGTCATATATGTAA